The Larimichthys crocea isolate SSNF chromosome X, L_crocea_2.0, whole genome shotgun sequence genome segment TGTCACCAGGCAAGCGGGCTGCTTTGCAGGCCGCCAACCGCATTGGCTCTGGCAGTCAATAAACAATGGACAACATTCTCCGTGTGAATGACGCGCAGGCTGGAATTACCGCCGGCTCCCCTATAAAACGCGTGAATGCACCTTCAGAAACGGGTACGCGGGGGTTTAGGGGTACGGCACTCACCTGAAATCGAAACATCTATCTTTAGTCTGTCGGGAAAAGAGGCGCATCGGGAGCGAGGCAGCGCGAAAATGACGCAGGAGTGGGGACGTCCACTTGAGCGTGTGTTACGGAGCGAACGTGAACGAGCGCGTAtttgggcacacacacacgcacacacacgcacacacacacgcacacgcacacacgggGGCGGCGCTGTTGTTTTCATTCTGCGTATAAAGTCATGAGATCATAAGGAAGAGCTATGAAATACCAGAAACACAGATAACAGCGGAAAAGGTAAACATAACTGAATATCAGCAGCGTGTTCTCTGTTAAAACACGCTCTCTCAGCTGTGGCTCTACATGCAGTCTATTCGGTCATAACAATGTTAGAGAGCGTGTAACTGtcttatgtgtttgtgttcacataggtgtgtgtgtgtcagccgcACCATGGTTCAGTGGCagatctgctctgtgcaggaCCTGATGAATTCAGGCTTCGGCCGTCCTTTCCCACGACATGGCcttcagctcctgttctggttTGCCAATCACTGTGTGACCTGTGAACTCATTAACTTTGTAGTCATCATGAAGGTAAGATTagactatctatctatctatctatctatctatctatctatctatctaatatgTTTCCAATTAAATTCTGTATGAGAAGAAGTCACTTGAAATGTGGAATGTTTCCACAGCTGGTGTCAGATTGTCAACCAGAGAATGGTTTCTACGGCTTCCACATGTTTGGTAATATTGAGGAACTCCTGCCTCTGCTGGACAGGCGCAACAAGAAGAGACAGGTGTGTGATATCTTTCTTTCTGATCTTTGCGTTCTGATCAAAGATCAGGAACACTACAGCCTGTTGTATAAAGACTTTCTAGACCGGAGGAGCTCTGTCAAGCCTGAGAAAATGACCCTGATCATGTCATCGGGGTTATCTCAGCTTGGTCTTGGAGACATTTACAGGGttgtgctctctgtctctctctccaggttGCGTACTATGAAGTTGGCAACCTTAACACAAAAACTTACCCAGCTGCTGCAAACCTCCCCACATATGTGAGGGAAAATTATGTGCTGGAGGGTAATCGTAATGATTACAACACAGACCGTATCATCATCAGTTACCAGGTGAGAACTAGGGTGGTGGAGACGGTGTATGTCACAGAGCATGACGGAGCAGGCTGTGGGCGGTTCAGTCCGGACAGGACCCATGAAATCAGCTTTGAGCTGATCCGAGCCCTGCAGAGCCCGCAGCTGGATCTCACCACCTTTCTTATCCAGACGGGCTACTATGCATTGGTCCAGGCGGTCCAGACCAATGATGTACAAGACATTCACTACCCAGTGCAGACCTACAGTGGATCTACAACAGGAACAACGCAGAGTCATGACGTACAGTTCTTCTCACAAGCCTTCAACCAGCATCTAGGTGTCAGCATAGCGCCCTTCAGCTATGACCAGCACCAGCACTACATTGTCAACGTAAcgtcacacaacaacacactcgTGGGGAACTACGGTGAAGTGCAACATGAATACAGGAGGCCTAAAGCCATCAAGTGGCCTCACTCTTTGAGGCAAAGCTATTGGCTGTCTGGATGGGAGCAGTTTTATGAAGGTGAAGGACAATCGTCTTTTGCTTCTCTATGTGTCTCATACTGTAGTTCTTTGCATTTCAACAGTAGGATTATTTGCATGTGAGCAAGTCTCAGTAGGAAGTAAGTTTTAAGTGTACAGCTCGTGCTAGCTACAGTGattgaaattacatttttttcttctcagctgttgtcattttatttatccaGGTCTCCATACATCTATCCTTGAGTTGAACAAACTATAGTTCATGTTTATATCCATTGCCAACTTACTCCAGAATTAACTCTACTGTAAAAGAAAGCTTATTAAAGTGTATTTAATGCTGGCTA includes the following:
- the LOC109142349 gene encoding uncharacterized protein LOC109142349 isoform X1, producing MIYLSILRVCRVGGGTQRCVCVSRTMVQWQICSVQDLMNSGFGRPFPRHGLQLLFWFANHCVTCELINFVVIMKLVSDCQPENGFYGFHMFGNIEELLPLLDRRNKKRQVAYYEVGNLNTKTYPAAANLPTYVRENYVLEGNRNDYNTDRIIISYQVRTRVVETVYVTEHDGAGCGRFSPDRTHEISFELIRALQSPQLDLTTFLIQTGYYALVQAVQTNDVQDIHYPVQTYSGSTTGTTQSHDVQFFSQAFNQHLGVSIAPFSYDQHQHYIVNVTSHNNTLVGNYGEVQHEYRRPKAIKWPHSLRQSYWLSGWEQFYEGLKEEAKKRSGGGGVSFFKILLSVGALCIAAKCFSWLRSWWKVDETVIKKIPWRAPSYPHTHIMLDYVY
- the LOC109142349 gene encoding uncharacterized protein LOC109142349 isoform X2; this encodes MGQSHGAQRTRCVCVSRTMVQWQICSVQDLMNSGFGRPFPRHGLQLLFWFANHCVTCELINFVVIMKLVSDCQPENGFYGFHMFGNIEELLPLLDRRNKKRQVAYYEVGNLNTKTYPAAANLPTYVRENYVLEGNRNDYNTDRIIISYQVRTRVVETVYVTEHDGAGCGRFSPDRTHEISFELIRALQSPQLDLTTFLIQTGYYALVQAVQTNDVQDIHYPVQTYSGSTTGTTQSHDVQFFSQAFNQHLGVSIAPFSYDQHQHYIVNVTSHNNTLVGNYGEVQHEYRRPKAIKWPHSLRQSYWLSGWEQFYEGLKEEAKKRSGGGGVSFFKILLSVGALCIAAKCFSWLRSWWKVDETVIKKIPWRAPSYPHTHIMLDYVY
- the LOC109142349 gene encoding uncharacterized protein LOC109142349 isoform X3; amino-acid sequence: MVQWQICSVQDLMNSGFGRPFPRHGLQLLFWFANHCVTCELINFVVIMKLVSDCQPENGFYGFHMFGNIEELLPLLDRRNKKRQVAYYEVGNLNTKTYPAAANLPTYVRENYVLEGNRNDYNTDRIIISYQVRTRVVETVYVTEHDGAGCGRFSPDRTHEISFELIRALQSPQLDLTTFLIQTGYYALVQAVQTNDVQDIHYPVQTYSGSTTGTTQSHDVQFFSQAFNQHLGVSIAPFSYDQHQHYIVNVTSHNNTLVGNYGEVQHEYRRPKAIKWPHSLRQSYWLSGWEQFYEGLKEEAKKRSGGGGVSFFKILLSVGALCIAAKCFSWLRSWWKVDETVIKKIPWRAPSYPHTHIMLDYVY